In Pseudomonas sp. MM213, a genomic segment contains:
- a CDS encoding LysR family transcriptional regulator: MDIFQTMRFFVAVAQTGSFTAAAQMLDTTTTNVSKAVTSLEARLQTRLINRTTRRLALTEAGVRYLQRCEKILEEVREADEEAGTAHITPVGRLKIHAMSAIGNHYVIDAIAKYRETHPSVMFDLTLTNRLPDLLEEGYDMSIVLARDLPDSGFVAQRLGITYSILCASPAYLKKRGHPDSPGALGAHDCLRIVNTVMPVENWAFEGPDGVETVNVPISPFHVNTADAMTVAIKNGMGIGIQPIASAVDGLRAGTLVRVLPDYHFEEFNLFAIYPSRKFVDAKIKTWVEFLKDYIPGLLASDEDIVGSPAKP, translated from the coding sequence ATGGACATTTTCCAGACCATGCGTTTTTTCGTGGCTGTCGCCCAAACCGGCAGTTTTACAGCGGCGGCGCAGATGCTGGACACCACCACGACGAATGTTTCCAAAGCGGTGACCAGTCTGGAGGCCCGGCTGCAAACACGCCTGATCAACCGGACCACTCGCCGCCTGGCATTGACCGAAGCCGGTGTGCGCTACTTGCAGCGCTGCGAGAAAATTCTTGAAGAGGTGCGTGAAGCCGATGAGGAAGCAGGAACCGCTCACATCACGCCGGTGGGCCGGCTGAAGATTCACGCGATGTCCGCGATCGGCAACCATTACGTGATCGATGCGATTGCCAAGTACCGAGAGACTCACCCCTCGGTGATGTTTGATTTGACCCTGACCAATCGGCTGCCCGATTTGCTGGAGGAGGGGTATGACATGTCGATCGTGTTAGCGCGAGACCTGCCCGATTCCGGGTTTGTCGCTCAAAGGCTGGGCATCACTTACAGCATCCTCTGCGCTTCGCCGGCGTACTTGAAGAAACGCGGGCACCCTGATTCTCCAGGGGCGCTTGGCGCACATGATTGTCTGCGGATTGTGAATACGGTCATGCCGGTTGAAAACTGGGCATTCGAGGGGCCGGACGGCGTGGAGACGGTGAACGTTCCGATCTCTCCCTTTCACGTCAACACCGCCGATGCGATGACGGTCGCGATCAAGAATGGAATGGGCATCGGTATTCAACCCATTGCGTCTGCCGTGGACGGACTGAGAGCCGGCACGTTAGTGCGCGTATTGCCGGATTATCATTTCGAGGAATTCAACTTGTTTGCCATCTACCCGTCACGAAAGTTCGTGGATGCGAAGATCAAGACATGGGTGGAGTTTCTGAAAGACTACATTCCGGGTCTGTTGGCCTCCGATGAGGACATTGTCGGTTCGCCAGCAAAACCCTGA
- a CDS encoding DUF2790 domain-containing protein has translation MNVLKAALFLALGSLTAQAFADESHANAEAGQVPVESYTYGMKLDIQKIITVSDIANECAPVPAQMTYEDSHGQRHILQYQVMGTGCSNG, from the coding sequence ATGAACGTTTTAAAAGCTGCGCTGTTCCTTGCTCTTGGAAGTTTAACCGCACAGGCCTTTGCAGACGAAAGCCATGCCAATGCAGAAGCCGGCCAGGTACCGGTTGAAAGTTACACCTACGGAATGAAGCTCGATATTCAGAAGATCATTACGGTGTCGGACATTGCAAACGAATGCGCGCCGGTGCCGGCCCAAATGACGTATGAAGACTCTCACGGTCAACGGCATATCCTGCAATATCAAGTCATGGGCACAGGCTGCTCGAACGGTTGA
- the solA gene encoding N-methyl-L-tryptophan oxidase produces MEHRCEVAVLGLGAMGAATVYQLAKSGVRVIGVDRHHPPHTQGSSHGDTRITRLSVGEGAAYVPIVRNSHRIWRELEALSGESLFEQCGVLVLSSSPGYDAYDANDFTNRTLQLANTYGIEHDVLSAEQIRQRFPQFSQVLDTAVGYFEPSGGYVRPERCIAVQLQLAEEHGATLFKGETVTHIRSDEQGVTLTTDQRTIRADKVVVSAGMWSRDLLGQPFDRLLRVCRQKLFWFEQEEHARFAEVSPTFIFSHGPAQSFYGFPPLPGEGSVKVATEQYTEDSSPDTLDRTVSAAEENDMFERQVRGRIAGVTSRVVKSAVCAYTVTPDSHFIIDEHPSLKNTLVVSACSGHGFKHSAALGEAVAQWCVRGSSDLDLSAFSLKRFA; encoded by the coding sequence ATGGAACATCGGTGTGAAGTAGCAGTGCTCGGACTCGGCGCGATGGGCGCCGCGACGGTGTATCAACTGGCGAAATCCGGGGTCAGGGTCATCGGCGTCGACCGCCACCATCCTCCCCACACTCAGGGCTCCAGCCATGGGGACACGCGCATCACTCGGCTTTCGGTCGGCGAAGGTGCCGCGTACGTACCCATTGTCCGCAACTCGCATCGGATCTGGCGAGAGCTCGAAGCGCTGTCCGGCGAGTCGCTGTTCGAGCAGTGCGGCGTGCTGGTGTTGAGCTCCAGCCCCGGCTATGACGCCTACGATGCCAACGACTTCACGAACCGCACCCTTCAACTGGCGAACACCTACGGCATCGAGCATGACGTGTTGTCCGCCGAACAGATTCGCCAGCGATTCCCGCAGTTTTCCCAGGTGCTGGACACTGCCGTCGGCTACTTCGAACCGAGTGGCGGTTACGTCCGGCCGGAACGCTGCATCGCGGTGCAATTGCAGCTCGCCGAGGAACACGGCGCCACGTTGTTCAAGGGCGAAACCGTCACGCACATCCGCTCGGACGAGCAGGGCGTCACCCTCACCACCGACCAGCGCACGATCCGCGCCGACAAAGTCGTGGTCAGTGCCGGCATGTGGTCCCGGGATTTGTTGGGGCAGCCGTTTGACCGCTTGTTGCGGGTGTGTCGGCAGAAACTGTTCTGGTTTGAACAGGAAGAGCACGCGCGGTTTGCCGAGGTGTCACCGACGTTCATCTTCAGCCACGGTCCGGCGCAGTCCTTCTACGGCTTCCCGCCGTTACCGGGCGAGGGCAGCGTGAAAGTCGCGACGGAGCAATACACTGAAGACTCTTCGCCAGACACGCTGGACCGCACCGTCAGCGCCGCTGAAGAAAACGACATGTTCGAACGTCAGGTGCGCGGCCGGATCGCAGGCGTGACTTCGCGTGTGGTCAAGTCGGCGGTGTGCGCGTACACCGTCACGCCGGATTCGCACTTCATCATCGACGAGCATCCGTCACTGAAAAACACCCTGGTGGTTTCAGCCTGTTCGGGACATGGTTTCAAGCATTCCGCAGCGTTGGGCGAGGCGGTGGCGCAGTGGTGCGTGCGTGGCAGCAGTGACCTGGACCTGTCGGCGTTTTCGTTGAAGCGGTTTGCCTGA